From a region of the Pirellulales bacterium genome:
- a CDS encoding polysaccharide biosynthesis/export family protein produces MTGIRKIAVCRAVIQAGRLVMLILASANCAIAQQPASVPAPKPAVKVAGRIMFADETPTAQPFNNANPAPTGEPVAPPKIAPLPEDDDMKVLNNGPYGYDAAAGQYGAGAAPVAAWPSENDCPPVPNYRCGVKCQPGGECYELNWKAMRPIPWQIFAQGEYIGPHRLRHVPEYRLRVDDHILLLFRLTTVPTEQAYELTVGDVLQVESLTNADLDRSVIIQPDGTITLRLLGQVRVAGRTIDDVRKDLEDQYQRFVREPSITVTPTKLNSKLEELRATIDARQGFGGQQREVRVTPEGTIQLPGIGSVPAQGLTLSELKREIDTRYKVLVNGFDVTPLLNSRAPRYIYVVGEVTQPGRYELVAPTTAMQSIALAGGWKLGGNLAHVVVFRRDDCWQLMATVLEIHLPLFGKKPCPADEIWLRDSDIIVVPKRPIKVVDDAIELVFTRGLYGVIPFQYTVFQGLTNVGGVSGAH; encoded by the coding sequence GTGACAGGGATTCGGAAAATCGCAGTTTGCCGCGCCGTAATCCAGGCCGGCCGGCTCGTCATGCTGATCCTGGCAAGCGCCAACTGCGCGATTGCCCAACAGCCCGCCTCGGTCCCCGCGCCCAAGCCCGCCGTAAAGGTGGCAGGCCGGATCATGTTTGCCGACGAGACGCCGACGGCGCAGCCGTTCAACAACGCGAATCCCGCGCCCACGGGCGAGCCCGTTGCACCACCAAAGATCGCGCCGTTACCTGAAGACGACGACATGAAAGTCCTCAACAACGGCCCCTACGGCTACGATGCCGCTGCCGGTCAATACGGCGCGGGCGCGGCGCCGGTTGCGGCGTGGCCAAGTGAAAATGATTGTCCCCCGGTGCCCAACTATCGCTGCGGCGTGAAGTGCCAACCGGGTGGCGAGTGCTACGAATTGAATTGGAAGGCCATGCGGCCGATTCCCTGGCAAATTTTTGCCCAAGGTGAATACATTGGCCCCCATCGTCTGCGGCACGTGCCGGAATACCGACTTCGCGTCGATGATCACATCCTATTGCTATTCCGCCTGACGACGGTGCCGACAGAGCAGGCTTATGAATTGACCGTGGGGGACGTGCTGCAGGTCGAATCGCTCACCAATGCCGATTTGGACCGCAGCGTCATCATTCAGCCGGACGGCACCATTACGCTGCGGTTGCTGGGGCAGGTGCGCGTGGCTGGTCGGACGATCGACGATGTGCGGAAGGACTTAGAGGATCAATACCAGCGATTCGTCCGCGAGCCATCGATTACGGTAACGCCGACCAAGCTCAACTCGAAGCTGGAAGAATTGCGTGCCACGATCGACGCCCGCCAAGGCTTTGGCGGTCAACAACGCGAAGTGCGGGTCACGCCTGAAGGGACGATTCAACTGCCCGGCATCGGCTCTGTGCCAGCCCAGGGATTGACGCTCTCGGAACTGAAGCGCGAGATCGACACTCGCTACAAGGTGTTAGTCAACGGGTTTGACGTGACGCCGCTGTTGAATAGCCGTGCGCCGCGCTATATCTACGTAGTGGGCGAGGTAACTCAACCGGGCCGGTACGAGCTGGTTGCTCCGACGACCGCGATGCAGTCGATCGCACTGGCCGGCGGCTGGAAGCTGGGCGGTAACCTGGCCCACGTGGTCGTTTTTCGCCGCGACGATTGCTGGCAACTGATGGCCACGGTGCTCGAGATACACTTGCCTTTGTTCGGCAAGAAGCCCTGCCCCGCAGACGAAATCTGGTTACGCGACTCCGACATCATCGTCGTGCCGAAACGGCCCATCAAGGTCGTCGACGACGCCATCGAACTGGTCTTCACCCGCGGCCTCTACGGCGTGATTCCGTTCCAGTACACCGTCTTCCAGGGTCTGACAAACGTCGGTGGCGTGTCGGGGGCCCACTAA